A window of the Comamonas sp. Y33R10-2 genome harbors these coding sequences:
- a CDS encoding MarR family winged helix-turn-helix transcriptional regulator: MSFANAPARDRLGFLMVTLTRQWRRFVEEQLAANGLTDATWTPLLHLRAWGDGVTQKELAERVGLDGSTLVRLLDILEGKGWLERRADVADRRSKRIFLTADGNAAVDNIRATMLEAERSLLQDLNDSEIETMLGSVQKIQSRIETMHAQRCAQLHPEAGEGA; this comes from the coding sequence ATGTCTTTTGCCAATGCCCCCGCCCGCGACCGTCTGGGTTTTTTGATGGTCACGTTGACTCGCCAATGGCGCCGCTTTGTCGAGGAGCAACTCGCCGCCAATGGCCTGACCGATGCCACTTGGACGCCGCTTTTGCACCTGCGAGCTTGGGGGGATGGCGTCACGCAAAAGGAGCTGGCCGAGCGCGTGGGTTTGGATGGCTCCACTCTGGTTCGTCTGCTGGACATTTTGGAAGGTAAGGGCTGGCTTGAGCGCAGAGCCGATGTGGCTGATCGTCGCAGCAAACGCATCTTTCTCACCGCGGATGGCAACGCGGCTGTGGATAACATTCGCGCCACCATGCTGGAAGCCGAACGCAGCTTGCTGCAGGACTTGAATGACTCCGAGATCGAGACGATGCTGGGCAGCGTCCAAAAGATTCAGTCTCGTATCGAAACCATGCACGCACAGCGCTGCGCGCAACTCCATCCTGAAGCGGGAGAGGGTGCATGA
- a CDS encoding YeiH family protein, which yields MNTATLKNPTPSQDWLSRAGSLLPGLLLAGAIAIAATWAAQLPFLKNNGLSALTLAILTGLVIGNTVYPFIAQPCASGIAFSKNRLLRTGIVLYGLRLTFQDMGQVGMAAVVIDALVLGSTFLLAQWAGQKLLGMDRRTTLLVGAGASICGAAAVLATEPVAKARAEDVAVAVATVVVFGTLATFIYPALFHWNAEYGWINISAQQYGMFVGSTVHEVAQVVAAGEAVGREAADTAVISKMVRVMMLAPFLLLLSIWLSRRERREAVSDGQARGKITIPWFALGFVAMTGINSLGVLPQAVVSVGIQLDNALLTMAMAALGLTTHIHAVRSAGVKPLILALTLFAWLLGAGLFLNLWIPTYF from the coding sequence ATGAACACTGCAACACTCAAAAACCCCACCCCCTCACAAGACTGGCTCAGCAGAGCAGGCAGCTTGCTGCCCGGTCTATTGCTCGCTGGCGCGATTGCTATTGCGGCTACTTGGGCGGCGCAGTTGCCCTTCCTCAAAAACAACGGCTTGAGCGCGCTGACGCTGGCCATCCTCACCGGCCTGGTGATTGGCAACACCGTTTACCCCTTCATCGCCCAACCATGCGCCAGCGGAATTGCTTTTTCTAAAAACCGTCTGCTGCGCACTGGCATCGTGCTCTACGGCCTGCGCTTGACGTTTCAGGATATGGGGCAAGTCGGCATGGCAGCCGTGGTGATTGACGCGCTGGTGCTTGGCAGCACTTTTTTGCTAGCGCAGTGGGCCGGGCAGAAACTGCTAGGTATGGACCGGCGCACTACGCTGCTCGTCGGTGCAGGTGCATCGATCTGCGGCGCGGCGGCTGTCCTGGCCACTGAGCCTGTCGCCAAGGCTCGCGCCGAAGATGTAGCGGTGGCCGTCGCCACCGTGGTGGTGTTCGGCACTTTGGCGACCTTTATCTACCCTGCGCTTTTTCACTGGAATGCAGAGTACGGCTGGATCAACATCAGCGCCCAGCAATACGGCATGTTCGTTGGCTCTACAGTTCATGAAGTAGCGCAGGTTGTGGCTGCCGGTGAGGCGGTGGGGCGTGAAGCCGCTGATACCGCCGTCATCTCCAAGATGGTGCGCGTGATGATGCTGGCTCCTTTTCTACTACTGCTCTCAATCTGGCTTTCGCGCAGAGAACGCCGAGAAGCGGTCAGCGATGGCCAAGCACGCGGCAAGATCACCATCCCTTGGTTTGCTTTGGGCTTTGTAGCGATGACCGGCATCAATTCTTTGGGCGTATTGCCTCAAGCCGTTGTCAGTGTTGGCATTCAACTGGACAACGCGCTGCTGACAATGGCCATGGCCGCTTTAGGGCTCACAACCCACATTCACGCCGTTCGATCTGCGGGCGTCAAGCCCTTGATTTTGGCTCTGACCCTCTTCGCCTGGCTACTTGGCGCAGGTCTGTTTTTGAATCTATGGATTCCCACTTACTTTTAA